The Chryseolinea soli genome contains a region encoding:
- a CDS encoding sensor histidine kinase, translating into MTDDRENLKTGKLINFVVEDRHRLLRHVIFLLGLFALLYTANFSTSYPGQYRYYILFSVYIVFISMFYINMYVLVPYFFFKDRYVLYLILLIIVVTLGLSAVGYILNILLGDYRILEGRPEDRRGFYEGAIESVCVILVTTTLKLLQRWAKDNERIAELKNLTLRMELNELRSQISPHFLFNMLNNIKALVRTNPEMATTVIIKLSEFLRFQLYENSEEKTLLTSEINFLSNFVNLEKIRRDNLFVTIQNKMDQQTARNIFVPPNLFIMFVENAVKHSVDLTDKDAHIDIQFEATHNKLHFSCTNSVNPAYPVSDKKNGGLGLVNIKRRLELLYQDKYSLEITATDKVYTVNLTIPL; encoded by the coding sequence ATGACGGACGATCGTGAAAATCTAAAGACCGGGAAGCTGATCAATTTTGTCGTCGAAGACCGGCACAGACTATTGCGGCATGTCATCTTTCTGCTGGGTTTATTCGCACTTTTGTATACCGCTAACTTCTCCACGAGCTATCCGGGTCAGTATAGATACTATATCTTATTCTCGGTGTACATCGTTTTTATTTCGATGTTCTATATCAATATGTATGTGCTCGTTCCCTATTTTTTCTTTAAGGACAGGTATGTACTATACTTGATACTTTTAATCATCGTGGTCACGCTGGGGTTGTCCGCTGTGGGCTATATTCTCAACATCCTCCTGGGTGATTATCGTATTCTCGAAGGGCGCCCGGAGGATAGGCGAGGTTTCTATGAAGGCGCCATTGAATCGGTTTGCGTTATATTGGTGACGACAACACTAAAGCTTTTGCAGCGGTGGGCAAAAGACAATGAACGGATTGCCGAGCTGAAAAACCTCACCTTGCGCATGGAGTTAAATGAATTGAGGAGCCAGATCAGTCCACACTTTCTCTTCAATATGCTCAACAACATAAAGGCCCTGGTCAGAACCAATCCGGAAATGGCCACTACGGTTATTATAAAACTGTCTGAATTTTTAAGATTTCAGCTCTATGAGAATAGCGAAGAGAAGACGTTGCTGACTTCGGAAATAAATTTTTTGTCGAACTTCGTCAACCTGGAAAAAATAAGAAGGGACAACCTCTTTGTCACCATACAAAATAAGATGGATCAGCAGACCGCGCGCAATATTTTTGTGCCGCCGAATTTGTTCATCATGTTTGTCGAGAATGCTGTAAAGCACAGCGTCGACTTAACGGACAAAGACGCACACATCGACATACAGTTCGAAGCGACCCACAACAAACTTCATTTTAGCTGTACCAATTCGGTAAACCCCGCCTATCCTGTTTCCGACAAGAAGAATGGCGGATTAGGTCTGGTCAATATCAAAAGAAGATTGGAATTGCTTTACCAGGATAAGTACAGTTTGGAGATCACTGCGACAGATAAAGTATATACTGTAAATCTAACGATTCCCCTATGA
- a CDS encoding YceI family protein, with product MIRCKHPQFRVSDSRDSNIFFTVALPGGKALRGSFADFDAMMVWKEADLGTSMLKMVLYADSVSAKTMRLTRRLMGPSCLNAAQHRIITFQSTEWERLTANEYLLYGKLSLYGTSKLVVFEVTDLGTLIDGEGMPKHNKLQFDSIIKPSDFNLARVARPWHFDRDIHLQGIVVFKNEVTSDLAQVQHSINRVFELFHSLHH from the coding sequence ATGATTCGATGTAAACATCCTCAGTTTAGAGTTTCCGATAGCCGGGACTCCAACATATTCTTCACCGTTGCCCTACCGGGAGGCAAAGCTTTGCGAGGCTCGTTTGCAGACTTTGACGCGATGATGGTTTGGAAGGAAGCGGATCTCGGCACATCCATGTTGAAAATGGTTTTATATGCCGACAGCGTATCGGCGAAGACCATGCGCCTCACGCGTAGATTGATGGGGCCGTCATGTCTGAACGCAGCTCAACATCGCATTATCACCTTTCAAAGTACGGAATGGGAAAGACTAACCGCGAATGAATATCTCCTCTATGGCAAATTATCGCTGTACGGCACGTCCAAATTGGTGGTCTTCGAAGTAACCGATCTCGGTACTTTGATCGATGGCGAGGGAATGCCCAAACATAACAAGCTTCAATTCGATAGCATCATCAAGCCCTCTGATTTTAATCTTGCCCGGGTGGCGCGTCCATGGCATTTCGATCGTGATATTCACCTCCAAGGAATTGTCGTATTCAAAAATGAAGTGACGTCGGATCTTGCCCAGGTTCAGCATTCTATCAACCGCGTATTCGAACTTTTTCATTCACTCCACCACTAG
- a CDS encoding LytR/AlgR family response regulator transcription factor — protein MTCIIVDDEPLAREEMHALIKEVSQLDVLGKFSNALAALDFLKTTDVDLIFLDIEMPMVSGLEFAERIPKQTLVIFTTAYPQYALKSYELDAIDYLLKPIEKERVEKAINKALVYRKLLSDDSEKSTVESNTESFLLIKAERRYYKVNFSEIKFIEGLKDYVVIYTKNQKLFTAMNLKTIHQKLPPTLFLRVSKSYVVNKDHIESFDNHTLFIGDSEIPVGEVYRKDFFEKYVGNSLNDSSNF, from the coding sequence ATGACCTGTATAATTGTCGATGATGAGCCCTTGGCCAGAGAGGAGATGCACGCGCTGATCAAAGAGGTGTCGCAGCTTGACGTCCTTGGAAAATTTTCAAATGCGCTCGCTGCACTGGACTTTCTCAAGACAACGGACGTTGACCTTATTTTCCTCGACATTGAAATGCCGATGGTCTCCGGCTTGGAATTTGCCGAACGCATTCCGAAACAAACGCTCGTCATTTTCACAACGGCCTACCCCCAATACGCCTTAAAAAGCTACGAGCTCGATGCCATCGACTACTTGCTGAAGCCTATTGAAAAGGAAAGGGTTGAGAAAGCGATAAACAAGGCCCTGGTTTACAGGAAACTGTTATCGGATGATAGCGAAAAAAGTACGGTCGAATCAAATACAGAATCATTTTTGCTCATTAAGGCTGAGCGGAGATACTACAAGGTTAATTTCAGTGAGATCAAGTTTATCGAGGGCCTCAAAGACTACGTGGTCATTTATACGAAAAACCAAAAGCTGTTCACAGCGATGAATTTAAAGACGATTCATCAAAAATTGCCGCCAACCCTCTTCTTGCGCGTGAGCAAATCCTATGTGGTGAATAAAGATCACATCGAGTCGTTCGACAATCACACTTTGTTCATCGGCGATTCCGAGATTCCCGTCGGGGAGGTGTATCGAAAAGATTTTTTTGAAAAGTATGTGGGTAATTCGCTTAATGATTCATCGAATTTTTGA
- a CDS encoding helix-turn-helix domain-containing protein gives MKAQFILPPFAISRCVKNILVIEDANRPSDFILPLFANGAPTLVFQTVKASREGKPVGHLTLFGQFIAPSELVMKGDFTLIAYFFYPYALRSLFNVSGTDLTNEHADLNFFKAAADFSLQEKLLNAPALKDRLEAMTAFIQKRMECKTADDKKIVFATTEILKNNGLRQLPDIRRELNVSERTFQRLFELNVGVSPKMYRRICQFDAAFQALNLDPHAKLSDIAYQNGFADQSHFIRVFKEFTGLTPTQYLGQLSQYIP, from the coding sequence GACGCCAACAGGCCAAGCGACTTCATCCTTCCACTCTTTGCCAACGGTGCTCCGACGCTCGTCTTTCAAACCGTAAAAGCGTCAAGAGAAGGCAAGCCGGTGGGCCATCTCACGCTCTTCGGCCAATTCATCGCACCCAGCGAACTGGTGATGAAGGGGGACTTTACATTGATAGCGTATTTCTTTTATCCGTATGCCTTGCGATCGCTATTCAACGTGAGCGGTACTGACCTTACGAACGAACATGCAGACCTGAATTTTTTTAAAGCGGCAGCCGATTTTAGCCTGCAGGAAAAACTGTTGAACGCGCCTGCGCTGAAGGACCGTCTGGAAGCGATGACGGCGTTTATCCAAAAGCGGATGGAGTGCAAAACAGCGGACGATAAAAAGATCGTGTTCGCCACCACCGAGATCCTGAAAAACAATGGCCTGCGCCAACTCCCTGACATCCGTCGGGAACTGAACGTTTCGGAAAGAACCTTTCAGCGGCTGTTCGAACTCAACGTGGGCGTTTCACCAAAGATGTACCGTCGCATCTGCCAGTTCGATGCCGCCTTTCAAGCGCTCAACCTGGATCCCCACGCCAAGCTGAGCGACATCGCCTATCAAAACGGTTTTGCAGACCAAAGCCATTTCATTCGCGTTTTCAAGGAATTTACCGGTCTCACCCCAACCCAATACCTCGGCCAGCTTTCACAATATATTCCCTGA
- a CDS encoding efflux RND transporter permease subunit, which yields MSITEIAVKRPLLVLVIFTVLILFGVQCYFRLNYNLLPKMEVLTVSVSTVYPGASAAEVETSVTRKLEDVFASVEGLDKISSTSQEGLSQIAIQLKSGTDLDEAERNVQRKADQVLNTLPEDIDRPIVSKVNLEETPVIRAGITSQLASKNLYDLVDKQLRPVLQNVTGVGQVNVIGGDERQIQVNVNQEKLNAYGISITQVTDAVHYANQSFPAGRIETVDQQVSIQYDANVTSIEQIRNLIIRQHPGAGSIYIKDVAEVIDATAKTTAINHVNGLPSIGVQIIKQSDANAVNVSKGVRKVFAQLEKEYEKEKLTFTISADQSVYTLRSADLVIEDLGLAVLIVAIVMLGFLHSVRSSLFVLVALPASIIPTFIAMYLMGFSLNLMSLMGMSLVVGILVDDSIVVLENIYRHLEMGADRVKAALDGRSEIGFTAMAITLVDVVVFLPLAMSGGIIGSILREFSLVVVFSTIMSLFVSFTITPMLASRFGAVAVLNPKTLWGRLNLGFERMIDALKDLYANLLIAALQKKRYLLSGVMMLIIGSLMLVAKGFIGASFIPSGDRGEVLITLELAPTASIYQTNMVTQQAEQLILQRPEVVKVFSSIGFVGGSVSGATSNANVSELSVTLKEAQERNISSEDFGVLIQQTLNGSIPGIKVTASPISIAGNSNSAPIQIAVKGVDLAQVRKVAEQYRDIVGTVPGTQFVQLSVKNLKEQVYVKLDREKMTLLGLNASQVGSALQKAFNGDNKSKFKEAGNEYDILIGLDQYNRSSIENVRNLPFTNNNGETFLLNQFAEVGSGQSESVLQRSDRLNAITVQSNVVGRPTGTVASDIKEKVKHVEVPPGITIEYLGDVKNQGDAFGSLGLALLTAIVLVYLIMVALYESMIYPFVVLFSIPVALIGALLALALAMETLNIFSIIGMIMLLGLVSKNAILIVDFTNQLKREGHRVKDALVEAGKERLRPILMTTLAMILGMLPIALSSGAGSEIKNGMAWVIIGGLTSSMMLTLFVVPAMYLIIEGWKEKATRKDVHPAIV from the coding sequence ATGTCAATAACAGAGATTGCCGTTAAGAGACCTTTATTGGTCCTTGTCATCTTTACAGTCCTTATTCTATTTGGAGTACAATGTTACTTTAGGTTAAACTATAACCTGCTTCCGAAGATGGAAGTCCTCACCGTATCTGTCAGCACCGTCTATCCGGGTGCATCCGCCGCAGAAGTCGAAACCTCCGTGACCCGAAAACTGGAAGATGTCTTTGCTTCGGTTGAAGGCCTCGACAAAATTAGCTCCACCTCACAGGAAGGACTGTCACAGATCGCCATTCAATTGAAAAGCGGAACCGATCTTGACGAAGCTGAGCGAAACGTGCAGCGCAAGGCCGATCAGGTATTGAATACGCTTCCGGAAGACATCGATCGACCGATCGTCAGCAAAGTGAACCTGGAAGAGACACCGGTCATTCGCGCAGGGATCACCTCACAACTGGCCTCGAAGAATTTGTATGACCTGGTTGACAAGCAGCTCCGCCCGGTCTTGCAAAACGTTACCGGCGTCGGACAAGTCAACGTCATTGGTGGCGATGAACGTCAGATACAGGTCAATGTTAACCAGGAAAAGCTCAATGCCTATGGTATCAGCATCACCCAGGTGACGGACGCGGTCCATTATGCCAATCAGTCTTTCCCGGCAGGACGGATCGAAACCGTTGATCAACAGGTGTCGATTCAGTACGACGCCAATGTTACTTCCATTGAGCAGATCCGTAACCTTATCATCCGCCAACATCCCGGGGCAGGAAGTATCTATATAAAAGATGTGGCGGAGGTCATAGACGCCACGGCCAAGACCACGGCGATCAATCATGTAAACGGGCTGCCCTCCATCGGTGTTCAAATCATTAAGCAATCCGATGCCAATGCGGTGAACGTTAGCAAAGGCGTCAGGAAGGTCTTCGCTCAACTGGAAAAGGAGTATGAAAAAGAAAAACTAACGTTTACCATATCCGCGGACCAATCCGTTTACACGCTTCGCTCGGCCGACCTGGTGATCGAGGACCTCGGGCTGGCCGTGCTCATCGTGGCGATCGTTATGCTGGGTTTTCTGCACAGTGTGCGAAGCTCTCTGTTCGTATTGGTGGCATTACCTGCCTCTATCATACCCACGTTCATCGCCATGTATTTGATGGGCTTCTCGCTCAACCTGATGTCACTGATGGGCATGTCCCTGGTCGTCGGGATCCTGGTAGACGACTCCATCGTGGTCCTGGAAAATATTTACCGTCACTTGGAGATGGGCGCAGATCGTGTGAAAGCGGCATTGGACGGCCGTAGCGAAATAGGTTTTACCGCCATGGCCATCACGCTCGTAGACGTCGTGGTGTTTTTGCCGTTGGCGATGTCGGGGGGGATCATCGGGTCCATTCTCCGGGAGTTTTCACTGGTCGTTGTCTTCTCGACCATCATGAGTTTGTTTGTATCTTTTACCATCACGCCCATGCTCGCCAGCAGGTTCGGAGCGGTCGCTGTATTGAATCCCAAAACTTTATGGGGAAGGCTAAACCTTGGATTTGAACGGATGATCGATGCCTTGAAAGATTTGTACGCAAATCTGTTGATCGCTGCCTTGCAAAAGAAACGCTATCTCTTGTCGGGAGTCATGATGCTGATCATCGGTTCCCTGATGCTGGTGGCAAAAGGCTTTATTGGCGCTTCGTTTATTCCTTCCGGCGACCGCGGTGAAGTGCTGATCACCCTGGAGCTTGCTCCCACCGCTTCCATTTATCAAACCAACATGGTGACGCAACAGGCTGAACAACTCATTCTGCAGCGGCCAGAAGTCGTGAAAGTATTCTCCAGCATTGGCTTTGTGGGTGGCAGTGTCTCCGGTGCGACTAGCAACGCCAACGTGTCGGAACTTAGCGTTACGTTGAAGGAGGCACAAGAAAGAAATATTTCATCCGAAGACTTCGGCGTGCTCATCCAACAGACCTTGAATGGATCCATACCGGGGATTAAAGTTACCGCGTCACCGATCTCTATCGCAGGCAATAGCAATTCCGCTCCCATTCAGATCGCTGTTAAGGGTGTCGACCTTGCGCAGGTCAGAAAGGTGGCGGAACAGTATCGCGATATCGTTGGAACAGTCCCTGGAACGCAATTCGTACAGCTCTCCGTAAAGAACCTCAAGGAACAGGTATATGTAAAACTGGACCGTGAGAAAATGACGTTGCTTGGGCTCAATGCAAGTCAGGTCGGCAGCGCATTGCAGAAGGCCTTTAACGGCGATAACAAAAGCAAATTCAAAGAAGCCGGGAATGAATATGATATTCTTATCGGCCTTGACCAATATAACCGGTCAAGTATTGAGAATGTTAGAAATCTGCCGTTCACAAACAACAACGGCGAGACCTTCCTTCTCAATCAGTTTGCGGAGGTCGGTAGCGGACAAAGCGAGAGTGTCTTGCAGCGCAGTGACCGGCTAAATGCCATCACCGTGCAGTCCAATGTGGTCGGGCGCCCCACGGGAACAGTGGCTTCCGACATCAAAGAAAAAGTAAAGCATGTAGAGGTCCCGCCTGGTATCACCATTGAATATTTAGGCGATGTCAAAAACCAGGGCGATGCGTTTGGCAGCCTGGGGCTGGCCCTCCTGACGGCCATTGTATTGGTGTACCTGATCATGGTCGCACTCTATGAAAGCATGATATATCCTTTTGTTGTCCTTTTCTCGATTCCCGTCGCTTTGATTGGTGCACTCCTGGCGTTAGCCTTGGCGATGGAGACACTGAATATATTCTCGATTATCGGGATGATCATGTTATTGGGGCTTGTTTCCAAGAATGCTATTCTCATTGTTGACTTTACCAATCAATTGAAGCGTGAGGGGCACCGTGTAAAAGACGCGCTGGTAGAGGCTGGCAAAGAAAGGCTTCGCCCCATCCTGATGACCACCTTAGCGATGATCTTAGGGATGCTGCCCATTGCGCTTTCCTCGGGGGCCGGTTCCGAGATAAAGAACGGAATGGCTTGGGTCATTATCGGTGGACTGACCAGCTCGATGATGCTCACGCTCTTTGTCGTGCCGGCCATGTACCTGATCATCGAAGGATGGAAGGAGAAAGCTACACGCAAAGATGTTCATCCCGCCATCGTATAG
- a CDS encoding dihydrofolate reductase family protein, which translates to MRQLIVTEWMSLDGVFDSTLMNKWFEPYHSDSRAASIRDTIDNCEVMLYGRNTYEMMYPYWSSLKNNEMGVAGKLNAVKKYVVSTTLTTAPWQPSTILGQNALKEIAAIRQQEGGPILVQGSATLVKSLLEAKLVDELKLMIHPHILGFGKRLFEGALDTGLERVDIQKLDKGVTVVKFKMIR; encoded by the coding sequence ATGAGACAACTTATCGTCACCGAATGGATGTCATTAGATGGCGTCTTCGATTCAACCCTGATGAACAAATGGTTCGAACCCTATCATAGCGACAGCCGCGCTGCGTCCATACGCGACACGATCGACAACTGCGAGGTGATGCTTTACGGACGGAATACCTATGAGATGATGTACCCGTATTGGTCATCGTTGAAGAACAATGAAATGGGCGTTGCCGGAAAGTTGAACGCCGTAAAAAAATATGTAGTATCGACCACGTTGACGACGGCGCCCTGGCAACCGTCTACCATTCTCGGGCAAAACGCCCTGAAGGAGATTGCAGCGATCCGGCAGCAGGAGGGAGGACCGATCTTGGTTCAAGGCAGCGCGACACTGGTGAAATCGCTGTTGGAAGCAAAGCTGGTGGATGAATTGAAATTGATGATCCATCCGCACATCCTTGGGTTTGGAAAGCGGCTATTTGAGGGAGCGTTGGATACTGGCTTGGAGCGTGTCGATATTCAAAAACTGGATAAGGGCGTGACGGTTGTCAAATTTAAAATGATTCGATAA
- a CDS encoding efflux RND transporter periplasmic adaptor subunit has product MKSMHIISIIGFLIVLLIGYNLWANKKVLDEKNTPALQSKLRIPVKIAVASEQLHEINMIKTGSIAPFKEVKALALSGGMIRQIRFDLGSHVTEGQVLAVMDMQALQLDLQKAETNASKLQHDLQVYTELLQGKAATQEKVNEISKNYQDALNQVSQVKKNISDAAIKAPISGIISAKPVESGMYANAGSEIATIISLSKAKVAVNLTESEVYQIQQGQSVKIKTDVYPDKSFSGSVSFISPQADETHSYRVEVMMNNTETSLLRSGTFVYVDFSKNTTEKVLVIPREALLESIQNASVYVVSDSVVHQRPIQTGKALGENIQVTRGLRAEEVVVTSGQINLKEGSVVRVSN; this is encoded by the coding sequence ATGAAGAGTATGCATATCATCAGCATAATCGGCTTCCTTATCGTGTTGCTGATTGGCTACAATCTTTGGGCAAACAAAAAAGTGCTCGATGAAAAAAACACACCGGCTCTGCAGAGCAAGCTCCGGATTCCCGTAAAAATTGCTGTCGCCAGTGAACAGTTGCATGAAATCAATATGATCAAGACGGGCAGCATTGCGCCGTTCAAGGAAGTGAAGGCGCTGGCGCTGAGCGGTGGAATGATTCGTCAAATTCGCTTTGATCTGGGTAGTCACGTAACCGAAGGCCAGGTATTGGCGGTGATGGACATGCAAGCCTTGCAACTTGACTTACAGAAAGCTGAGACGAACGCCAGCAAATTACAACATGACTTGCAAGTATACACCGAATTGCTGCAAGGGAAAGCCGCTACCCAGGAGAAGGTAAACGAGATCAGCAAAAACTACCAGGATGCCCTCAACCAGGTAAGTCAAGTCAAAAAGAATATCAGTGACGCGGCCATTAAAGCGCCGATCAGCGGTATTATTTCCGCTAAGCCGGTAGAGTCGGGCATGTATGCAAATGCAGGAAGCGAGATTGCCACGATCATCAGCCTCTCCAAAGCAAAAGTAGCGGTTAACCTGACCGAAAGCGAAGTATACCAGATCCAGCAGGGACAGTCGGTGAAGATTAAAACCGATGTATACCCCGACAAAAGTTTTTCCGGCAGCGTTAGCTTCATCAGTCCTCAAGCGGATGAAACGCACAGCTACCGGGTGGAAGTCATGATGAACAATACGGAGACTTCACTCCTGCGATCGGGAACATTTGTTTATGTCGACTTCTCCAAAAACACCACCGAAAAAGTGTTGGTCATTCCACGCGAGGCGCTGCTGGAGAGCATCCAGAATGCATCGGTATATGTGGTCTCCGACAGTGTCGTTCATCAGCGGCCTATTCAAACGGGGAAAGCGCTTGGAGAAAACATTCAAGTCACCCGTGGGCTACGCGCCGAAGAGGTCGTGGTGACTTCCGGTCAGATCAATTTAAAGGAAGGTAGTGTTGTTCGTGTTTCCAACTAA
- a CDS encoding TolC family protein: MNRSTFLSLLLILPTALFAQDVWTLKSCIDYGLKNNHSNQVYANEKKLADAKAREALAAYLPTVTLTGTLDDNLKVQQTVIPAGVFGPEDVRVAFTKQYQVNPMAQLDQTIFDKSLITGLQANRYSKLQAELNVAKNEETLIYNICNAYFQIAVYREQLELLHSTNETYRGQMQVTEQQVNKGVTLLKDLEKIKVNYNTSLTQIRVAETNLTLSENQLKFEMGFPILEQLTVKPITNETLDFYIPTTDSLQQASVSNRTDYKLLQVNAKLTEIDERRLKNIIYPKLSAYARYGNVGFGNEVNQAWSSMSSYSSIGLKLTIPIVDFKRQAQITQAKYKWRNSIENFKLEESRYQVELENTRSKFKQEQSNLRLYTENIELAQSTFNAIHLQYQKGTTDLTEWLTAQNTLRDSQSNYLNSLYNFFLAKVDLEKAQGTLKDFYQTLSN, translated from the coding sequence ATGAATAGAAGTACTTTTTTAAGCTTGCTGTTAATACTGCCAACCGCATTGTTTGCGCAGGATGTTTGGACGCTAAAGTCCTGCATAGACTATGGGTTAAAAAACAACCACAGCAACCAAGTATACGCCAATGAAAAGAAGCTTGCCGATGCCAAGGCGAGAGAAGCCTTGGCTGCGTACCTGCCGACCGTGACCCTAACCGGCACATTAGACGACAATCTAAAAGTGCAACAAACCGTTATACCGGCCGGTGTCTTTGGTCCGGAGGATGTCCGGGTTGCGTTTACCAAGCAGTACCAGGTTAACCCGATGGCACAGCTGGACCAAACGATCTTCGACAAATCGCTCATCACCGGTCTCCAGGCCAACCGCTATAGCAAACTTCAGGCGGAGCTCAACGTCGCCAAGAATGAGGAGACTTTGATCTACAATATCTGTAATGCTTATTTCCAGATTGCTGTGTATCGCGAACAACTCGAGTTGCTGCATTCCACAAACGAAACTTACCGGGGTCAAATGCAGGTAACGGAACAACAAGTCAATAAAGGCGTAACGCTGTTAAAAGATCTTGAAAAAATAAAAGTCAACTACAACACTTCGCTCACGCAAATACGTGTAGCCGAAACAAATCTCACATTATCCGAGAACCAGTTAAAGTTTGAAATGGGTTTTCCCATCCTGGAGCAACTGACCGTAAAACCCATAACGAACGAGACACTGGACTTCTATATACCCACCACGGACTCACTACAACAAGCTTCGGTGAGCAACCGCACAGACTATAAATTATTACAGGTTAATGCCAAGCTTACGGAGATCGATGAACGCAGGCTCAAGAACATCATCTATCCCAAACTTTCTGCGTATGCCCGTTACGGCAACGTTGGCTTTGGAAATGAAGTGAACCAGGCATGGTCCTCCATGAGTTCTTATTCCAGCATTGGGCTTAAGCTAACCATCCCGATTGTTGACTTTAAAAGACAGGCACAAATCACGCAAGCCAAATACAAGTGGCGGAATTCCATCGAGAATTTTAAGCTGGAAGAAAGCAGATACCAGGTTGAGCTTGAAAATACCAGGTCCAAATTCAAACAGGAGCAGTCGAACCTACGCCTTTACACAGAGAATATCGAACTGGCGCAATCAACGTTCAATGCCATTCATCTCCAATATCAGAAAGGTACTACCGACCTCACCGAGTGGCTGACCGCACAAAACACGCTGAGGGACTCACAAAGCAACTATCTCAATTCCTTATACAATTTTTTCCTGGCGAAGGTTGACCTTGAAAAAGCCCAGGGGACACTAAAAGACTTTTACCAGACGCTATCAAACTAA